Proteins from a genomic interval of Clostridium scatologenes:
- a CDS encoding molybdopterin-dependent oxidoreductase: MEIFRSVCPYDCPDTCGLIVHVEDGKAVKVKGDKEHPFTRGTLCPKMAHYEKTVHSEGRILTPLLRKGAKGSGDFVPISWDEAIEHIKTNWKEIIDKYGSEAILPYSYAGTMGLVQRNSGHPFFYSLGASRLDRTICAPAKECGWNAVMGETMGPHTKEIQESDLIILWGIHAIATDIHIIHDINIAKKKGAKVWLIDTYETSTAKIVDRVIVVKPGTDGALALGMMHVMAEKNLIDKDFINKYVQGYKELKDTVLPDYSLDKVSKITGIDASVIEDMAVQYGKARAPFIRLGSGLSRYGNGAMTVRTITCLPALVGAWGKAGGGLLTSVSASHAFDKKLVTHEEFQEKTTRIINMVELGNALNELNDPPIMSLYVYHSNPAAVAPDQNKVLQGLSREDLFTVVHERFMTDTAKYADIILPATTSLEHSDLYSAYGYYAVQRAYPVVHPVGEAKSNFEVFSLLADAMGINKPFFKQSADDLINTILKKPTSWLAGTKIETLIEGKPLELPLSEGYKTQFKTPSGKIEILNPNEDELLPGYSKPHGDDAEFWLINAPDPRLLNSSFNEREELVKTNKMILQVNPEDASKMGLEDGELVTAYNERGEADFKLSITTKVPKGVVVTEGVWWLKNAPGNRSVNTLTSQRLTDQGKGSTFYDVKVNIKASKEHQQVV; the protein is encoded by the coding sequence TTTGTCCAAAGATGGCTCATTATGAAAAAACAGTTCATTCTGAAGGACGTATTTTAACACCACTTTTGAGAAAGGGTGCTAAGGGCAGTGGTGATTTTGTGCCTATATCCTGGGATGAAGCTATTGAACATATTAAAACAAATTGGAAAGAAATTATTGATAAGTACGGGTCAGAGGCAATACTCCCATATTCATATGCAGGAACTATGGGATTAGTTCAGCGTAATTCAGGTCATCCGTTTTTTTATAGTTTAGGTGCTTCAAGACTTGATAGAACTATTTGTGCACCAGCTAAAGAATGTGGATGGAATGCAGTTATGGGAGAAACTATGGGTCCTCATACTAAAGAGATACAGGAAAGTGATTTAATTATTTTATGGGGTATCCATGCAATAGCAACGGATATTCATATTATACATGATATAAATATAGCTAAGAAAAAGGGAGCAAAGGTATGGTTAATTGATACATATGAAACCAGTACAGCTAAAATTGTTGACAGGGTTATTGTAGTTAAACCTGGTACTGATGGTGCTTTAGCACTTGGGATGATGCATGTAATGGCAGAAAAAAATTTAATTGATAAAGATTTTATAAATAAGTATGTACAGGGATATAAGGAACTTAAAGATACTGTTTTACCAGATTACTCACTAGATAAAGTAAGTAAGATAACTGGAATTGATGCTTCAGTAATTGAAGACATGGCAGTACAGTATGGTAAGGCTAGAGCACCATTTATTAGGTTGGGTAGTGGTTTGTCACGTTATGGTAACGGAGCAATGACTGTAAGGACAATTACCTGTTTGCCAGCACTTGTCGGTGCATGGGGAAAAGCTGGAGGCGGTTTGCTTACATCTGTATCTGCATCCCATGCTTTTGATAAGAAACTTGTAACTCATGAAGAATTTCAAGAAAAAACAACAAGAATTATAAATATGGTTGAATTGGGTAATGCTCTAAATGAACTGAATGATCCACCTATAATGAGCTTATATGTGTATCATTCCAATCCAGCAGCAGTAGCTCCTGATCAAAATAAGGTACTGCAAGGATTATCTAGAGAAGACTTATTTACAGTAGTTCATGAGCGCTTTATGACTGATACAGCAAAATATGCTGATATTATTTTGCCAGCAACAACTTCTCTTGAACATAGCGATTTATATAGTGCTTATGGTTATTATGCTGTACAAAGGGCTTATCCAGTAGTACATCCAGTAGGTGAAGCAAAATCCAATTTTGAAGTATTTAGCTTGTTAGCAGATGCAATGGGAATAAACAAACCTTTCTTTAAGCAGTCGGCTGATGATTTAATAAATACTATCCTTAAAAAACCAACTTCATGGCTTGCAGGTACTAAAATTGAAACATTAATTGAAGGGAAACCATTAGAGTTACCACTTTCCGAAGGGTATAAGACTCAATTTAAAACTCCTTCAGGAAAAATTGAAATCTTAAATCCAAATGAGGATGAGCTTTTACCAGGATATTCTAAACCTCATGGAGATGATGCAGAATTCTGGTTAATAAATGCTCCAGATCCACGACTATTAAACTCTTCCTTTAATGAAAGAGAAGAGCTAGTAAAAACAAATAAAATGATTTTACAGGTAAATCCAGAAGATGCTTCTAAAATGGGATTAGAAGATGGTGAACTTGTTACTGCCTATAACGAAAGAGGAGAAGCTGATTTTAAACTAAGTATAACAACTAAAGTTCCTAAAGGAGTTGTTGTTACTGAAGGAGTTTGGTGGCTTAAAAATGCACCAGGAAATCGTTCAGTTAATACACTTACTTCACAAAGGCTTACTGATCAGGGAAAAGGAAGTACTTTTTATGATGTCAAGGTAAATATTAAAGCATCAAAAGAGCATCAGCAAGTAGTTTAA